One window from the genome of Breoghania sp. L-A4 encodes:
- a CDS encoding protein phosphatase CheZ: protein MVQASPPSPLREEDYEAIEAAVMETARGRWFLSEFAQRNRSADTNVLLDAIQKLDKSMRRERKGPQINRIQLDLADMQEAITRTKQEIAQIKHESDDGDRFTEASNELDAIISQTEGATQDILNTTEKIQELAWTLREQGIDEKVCDDIDAHTTDIYMACSFQDLTGQRTQKVVQVLRYLESRINEMMEIWGLESDDMDVERAPTNQNDARPDAHLLNGPQLENKGINQNDIDALMDFSAAADPDAAVTIEHDADEITPHAEESGADPDAMDVATAADVADDAPDASTETVDFTFGRTDDDAQADVFAPEAAADESAPDATTDASEDVMGADVFASGDINATLAEMVGADAADDTPEIDPIDEPEAEGADIFAAADDAAEDISGDADDDMSAAVSELTTDAARKKTLTASTRSRRPPVILTPRHKRKTTPTRRSRNWMRPRNPPCSRLTATTPTR from the coding sequence ATGGTCCAAGCCAGTCCCCCCTCCCCGCTGCGGGAGGAAGACTACGAAGCGATCGAAGCAGCCGTCATGGAGACGGCGCGCGGACGCTGGTTCCTTTCCGAGTTTGCCCAGCGCAACCGGTCGGCGGACACGAATGTCCTGCTCGACGCCATTCAAAAGCTGGACAAATCGATGCGGCGGGAACGCAAGGGCCCGCAGATTAACCGAATTCAGCTCGACCTCGCCGACATGCAGGAAGCGATCACCCGCACCAAGCAGGAGATCGCCCAGATCAAGCATGAGTCGGACGACGGCGACCGCTTCACCGAAGCCTCCAATGAACTCGACGCGATCATCAGCCAGACCGAAGGCGCCACCCAGGACATTCTGAACACCACGGAAAAGATCCAGGAACTGGCGTGGACGCTGCGCGAACAGGGCATCGACGAGAAGGTCTGCGACGACATCGACGCGCACACCACCGACATCTACATGGCGTGCTCCTTCCAGGATCTGACCGGACAGCGGACCCAGAAGGTCGTGCAAGTGCTGCGCTACCTTGAATCGCGCATCAACGAGATGATGGAAATCTGGGGCCTCGAAAGCGACGACATGGATGTCGAACGCGCGCCGACAAACCAGAATGATGCCCGTCCCGATGCGCATCTGCTCAACGGACCGCAGCTTGAGAACAAGGGGATCAATCAAAACGACATCGATGCGCTGATGGATTTCAGCGCCGCGGCGGACCCTGATGCCGCTGTGACGATCGAGCACGACGCCGACGAGATCACACCACACGCCGAAGAATCCGGCGCCGACCCGGATGCGATGGACGTCGCCACCGCAGCCGACGTGGCTGATGACGCGCCCGACGCGAGCACCGAAACAGTCGATTTCACATTCGGCAGAACCGATGACGATGCGCAGGCCGACGTTTTTGCACCTGAGGCCGCCGCGGACGAGAGCGCTCCGGACGCGACCACGGATGCCTCCGAAGACGTGATGGGCGCGGACGTGTTCGCCAGCGGCGACATCAACGCCACGCTTGCCGAAATGGTCGGCGCTGATGCCGCCGACGACACGCCGGAGATCGACCCAATCGACGAACCGGAGGCCGAGGGCGCCGATATTTTCGCCGCTGCGGATGACGCGGCTGAGGACATTTCCGGGGACGCCGACGACGACATGTCTGCCGCCGTGTCCGAACTCACAACCGATGCCGCCCGGAAGAAGACGCTGACGGCTTCGACACGATCGAGACGGCCTCCGGTGATCCTCACGCCGAGGCACAAGAGGAAGACGACGCCGACGCGGCGTTCGAGGAACTGGATGCGTCCGAGGAACCCGCCGTGCTCAAGGCTGACAGCGACGACTCCAACCCGCTGA
- a CDS encoding threonine/serine dehydratase produces the protein MNRLPGFSDVQAARARIAGHAVVTPLLRSDALDALTGGRILLKPECLQRTGTFKFRGAFNRLSMIEDADRPRGVVACSSGNHAQGVAEAARMLGMPATIVMPSDAPEMKRLRTEASGATVIAYDRESEDREAIAATLCSESGATLVHPYDDAGVMAGQGTAGLELIEQAGAMGMVPDEVLTPCGGGGLTAGLALALEGLSPNTRLCSVEPEGFEDTARSLAAHRRLGNERAGGSVCDALLSPMPGTLTFQINEKRLSQGLAVSDAEALAAVAYAFRELKLVLEPGGAVALAAVLSGHFPVEGKTVAVVLSGGNIEPAMMARALAG, from the coding sequence ATGAACAGATTGCCTGGCTTTTCGGACGTGCAGGCCGCGCGGGCGCGCATCGCCGGCCACGCGGTGGTGACGCCGCTGCTGCGATCGGATGCGCTGGACGCGCTGACCGGAGGGCGGATCCTGCTGAAACCCGAGTGCTTGCAGCGCACCGGGACGTTCAAGTTTCGCGGCGCCTTCAACAGGCTTTCGATGATTGAGGACGCCGACAGGCCGCGCGGGGTCGTCGCTTGCTCATCGGGCAACCATGCCCAGGGCGTGGCCGAAGCCGCGCGCATGCTCGGCATGCCGGCGACCATCGTCATGCCATCCGATGCGCCGGAGATGAAACGCCTGCGCACCGAGGCCAGTGGCGCGACGGTCATTGCCTATGATCGCGAGAGCGAAGACCGGGAAGCCATCGCGGCGACGCTTTGCTCCGAGAGCGGCGCGACCCTTGTCCACCCCTACGACGATGCGGGCGTGATGGCGGGACAGGGCACCGCCGGTCTTGAGCTGATCGAGCAGGCCGGCGCCATGGGCATGGTGCCGGACGAGGTTCTGACACCCTGCGGCGGCGGCGGATTGACCGCCGGACTGGCGCTGGCGCTTGAGGGATTGTCGCCTAACACGCGGCTCTGCTCCGTGGAGCCGGAGGGTTTTGAGGATACGGCGCGCTCGCTTGCCGCGCATAGGCGTCTTGGCAACGAACGCGCGGGCGGCTCGGTTTGCGATGCCCTGCTTTCGCCCATGCCCGGCACGCTGACATTCCAGATCAACGAAAAGCGTCTGTCGCAGGGCCTTGCGGTCAGCGACGCGGAGGCGCTCGCCGCCGTTGCCTATGCGTTCCGGGAATTGAAGCTGGTGCTGGAACCCGGCGGAGCCGTGGCGCTGGCCGCGGTGCTGAGCGGGCATTTCCCAGTGGAGGGCAAGACCGTGGCCGTGGTGCTGTCCGGCGGCAACATCGAGCCGGCCATGATGGCGCGCGCCCTGGCCGGATAG
- a CDS encoding glycosyltransferase family 1 protein translates to MTKILIVTDAWHPQINGVVRSLDRTASELRQMGVEVDILTPLEFRTIPCPSYPEIRLSLTWPSRVRRRIEDSGARYIHIATEGPLGMLARKVALAAGRSYTTSYHTRFPEYVSARVPVPESWSYAMLRRFHNGGSGCMVATLSLEQDLAARGFTNLMRWSRGVDQTIFKPVDVMVYDLPRPIFVNVGRVAVEKNIKAFLDLDLPGSKVVVGGGPQLDSLRRAYPDVHFAGPRVGEDLVAHYAAADVFVFPSLTDTFGNVMLEALACGVPVAAYPVMGPLDVIGGSGAGVLDKDLGKAALAALEIDRAHCREVALRYTWRNSAQQFLDNVLAANGDLVRAAE, encoded by the coding sequence ATGACGAAGATCCTCATCGTCACCGATGCCTGGCATCCCCAGATCAATGGTGTGGTGAGGTCGCTCGACCGCACGGCGAGCGAATTGCGGCAGATGGGTGTCGAGGTGGACATCCTTACGCCGCTGGAATTTCGCACCATTCCCTGTCCGAGCTACCCCGAAATCAGGCTGTCGCTGACATGGCCCTCGCGGGTGCGGCGACGGATCGAGGACAGCGGCGCGCGGTACATTCACATCGCCACAGAGGGGCCGTTAGGCATGCTGGCGCGCAAGGTCGCGCTGGCGGCGGGGCGCAGCTACACAACGAGCTATCACACCCGCTTTCCGGAATACGTATCCGCCCGTGTGCCGGTTCCCGAGAGCTGGTCATACGCCATGCTGCGGCGGTTCCACAACGGTGGCTCCGGATGCATGGTGGCAACGCTCTCGCTCGAGCAGGATCTGGCGGCGCGCGGTTTCACCAACCTGATGCGCTGGTCGCGCGGTGTGGACCAGACCATCTTCAAGCCCGTGGACGTAATGGTCTACGATCTGCCGCGACCGATTTTCGTCAATGTCGGCCGTGTCGCGGTCGAGAAGAACATCAAGGCCTTTCTTGATCTGGACCTGCCGGGCAGCAAGGTGGTGGTGGGCGGCGGACCGCAGCTGGACTCGTTGAGGCGCGCCTATCCGGACGTCCATTTTGCCGGTCCCAGGGTCGGTGAGGATCTCGTGGCGCATTATGCCGCGGCGGATGTTTTCGTGTTCCCCAGCCTCACGGACACTTTTGGCAACGTGATGCTGGAGGCGCTGGCCTGCGGCGTGCCGGTCGCCGCTTATCCCGTGATGGGGCCGCTCGACGTGATCGGCGGCAGCGGCGCGGGCGTGCTCGACAAGGATCTTGGGAAAGCGGCACTCGCGGCTCTGGAAATTGACCGGGCGCACTGCCGCGAGGTCGCCTTGCGCTACACGTGGCGCAACAGCGCGCAGCAGTTTCTGGACAATGTGCTCGCCGCAAACGGGGACCTCGTGCGCGCGGCCGAATAA
- a CDS encoding UDP-2,3-diacylglucosamine diphosphatase: MTDRSDTRHFRALFLSDVHLGTRGCQADMLLDFLRCHDAETVYLVGDIVDGWRLRRNWHWPQEHNDVVQKLLRKARKGARVVYVPGNHDEFLRDYLGTHFGGVEVTDSCFHETAAGRRYLVIHGDQFDVVVRHAKWLAYFGDWAYVTALGVNTWVNVVRRRLGFSYWSLSAWAKLKVKNAVSFIGNFERTLAEEARRRGADGVICGHIHHATNHHTFGINYINTGDWVESCTAVAEHHDGTMELIRWADRARVLQPVAPQADQQAVA; encoded by the coding sequence ATGACCGATCGTTCCGACACACGCCATTTCCGGGCACTGTTTCTCTCAGACGTTCACCTTGGAACGCGCGGTTGTCAGGCGGACATGTTGCTTGATTTCCTGCGCTGCCACGACGCGGAAACCGTCTATCTTGTCGGCGACATCGTCGACGGCTGGCGGTTGCGGCGCAACTGGCATTGGCCGCAGGAACACAATGACGTAGTGCAGAAGCTGCTGCGCAAGGCGCGCAAGGGCGCCCGTGTCGTCTACGTGCCCGGCAACCATGACGAGTTCCTGCGCGACTATCTGGGAACGCATTTTGGTGGCGTGGAGGTCACAGACAGCTGTTTCCATGAGACGGCGGCCGGCCGGCGCTATCTGGTCATTCACGGCGACCAGTTCGACGTGGTTGTGCGGCACGCGAAGTGGCTCGCCTACTTCGGCGACTGGGCCTATGTCACCGCGCTGGGCGTCAACACCTGGGTCAATGTCGTGCGCCGCCGCTTGGGCTTTTCCTACTGGTCGCTGTCGGCCTGGGCCAAGCTGAAGGTGAAGAACGCCGTCAGCTTCATCGGCAATTTCGAGCGCACTCTGGCCGAGGAGGCGCGCCGGCGCGGAGCGGATGGCGTGATTTGCGGCCATATCCATCACGCCACCAACCACCACACCTTCGGCATCAACTACATCAACACCGGCGACTGGGTCGAGAGCTGCACCGCGGTGGCCGAGCATCACGACGGCACCATGGAGCTGATCCGCTGGGCCGATCGCGCCCGGGTGCTGCAGCCGGTGGCGCCGCAGGCCGATCAGCAGGCCGTGGCATGA
- a CDS encoding outer membrane protein transport protein, producing the protein MVTFSVKQRITDQFRVLGTVEWTNWSRLKAPAIISKATGATISTLPFNYDDGWFFALGGEYDWNEQLTLRAGAAYEMSPIDTGIRSLRLPDDDRIWLSAGMTYKPMENLSLDLGYTHIFTANDTRVNIVAGHQDFAGLTYTGDVDSSVNIVSAALRYSF; encoded by the coding sequence ATGGTGACCTTTTCCGTGAAGCAGCGGATCACGGATCAGTTCCGCGTGCTTGGTACGGTCGAGTGGACAAACTGGAGCCGCTTGAAGGCACCGGCTATCATTTCAAAGGCGACCGGTGCGACAATCAGCACCCTGCCGTTCAACTACGATGACGGCTGGTTCTTCGCCTTGGGTGGCGAGTACGACTGGAACGAACAGCTGACCCTACGCGCCGGCGCCGCCTACGAAATGTCGCCGATCGACACGGGCATCCGTTCCCTGCGCCTTCCGGACGACGACCGAATCTGGCTCAGCGCGGGCATGACCTACAAGCCGATGGAGAACCTGTCGCTCGATCTCGGCTATACCCACATCTTCACCGCCAACGACACGCGGGTGAACATCGTTGCGGGGCATCAGGATTTTGCAGGTCTGACCTACACCGGTGACGTCGATTCTTCGGTCAACATCGTGTCCGCGGCGCTGCGGTATTCCTTCTGA
- a CDS encoding outer membrane protein transport protein — MLEKRAILLATVAMAIAGTGDAFAGAFALREQSAYYQGMSFAGNAAGGPSISSMFWNSATVTNTKGFTAESNSTFIVPEVEITPDATVATAPFGGSGDMGSDAWVPASYFGYQVNEEIYLGLAVNSQFGLSTKAGPDWSGQVYARTSEVFSVNANPIVGYKFNDMISVAMGLQVQYLDVRLTRALGVAPGTPGLELTGDDFGFGFTAGVTVTPMQGTDIGLGFRSGSATSWTATLRLAVLRHRSLRA; from the coding sequence ATGCTGGAAAAAAGAGCGATACTTTTGGCGACGGTGGCGATGGCGATTGCCGGTACAGGCGATGCGTTCGCCGGCGCCTTCGCGTTGCGCGAGCAGAGCGCCTATTATCAGGGCATGTCGTTCGCGGGCAACGCGGCGGGCGGCCCGTCGATCTCTTCGATGTTCTGGAACTCCGCGACGGTGACGAACACAAAGGGGTTCACGGCGGAGTCAAACAGCACGTTCATCGTTCCGGAAGTCGAAATCACGCCGGACGCGACCGTTGCGACCGCGCCGTTCGGCGGGAGCGGCGACATGGGCTCCGACGCCTGGGTTCCGGCCAGCTATTTCGGCTATCAGGTCAACGAGGAAATCTATCTTGGCCTCGCGGTTAACAGCCAGTTCGGTTTGAGCACCAAGGCGGGGCCCGATTGGTCCGGCCAGGTTTACGCCCGCACGTCGGAAGTGTTCTCCGTCAACGCCAACCCGATCGTCGGCTACAAGTTCAATGACATGATCTCGGTCGCCATGGGACTGCAGGTGCAGTACCTGGATGTCCGGCTGACCCGGGCTTTGGGCGTTGCTCCCGGGACTCCTGGTCTCGAATTGACCGGTGACGATTTCGGCTTTGGTTTCACCGCCGGTGTGACCGTGACGCCGATGCAGGGAACCGACATCGGTTTGGGGTTTCGTTCGGGGTCAGCCACAAGCTGGACGGCAACCTTACGATTGGCGGTGTTGCGACACCGATCACTGCGAGCTTGA